The region tagagatattatacactatatatatacaagtgatGGGGTGGGTGGGGTAGGCCCCCTCCAAGCAGGGCCGTCCCTGGGAATGCGACTTATGAGCTTTTCAATAAAtcaaatgaatataattttacAGTACAAGAAAGTTTTTGTTCCTTAATTCTGGTTTTTACATAAAGAACCTTGATCATCTGCACTGCCTATACTTTCTTTGTTGATACCATAACCCCATAATTTGGTCATAAAATGAAGCTGGGCCAGTCAATCTTATCCCTCAGTCTTCAACTTCAGCCCATTGGACTTGTTATTCAAGCTGCTTCTCTGGGTATATATCACGCACCAAATGGGATCAATCTCAAAGCTTGCCATTTACATgccgtttggttggaggaaggAAATAAGAaggaaataaattgtaatttgaCGGGAAAAGAGTAATGTGAGAATAAAgtagaaattcaaattacattgtttggtagagAATAAAAGGATTATTGGGAATGAAAGCGTGTAGTTATATCGAActgtaattgtagttgtgttgaaaggaaactgtatgcagtgtatataaaatgaaattgaatatacTATACACACAGAGTTACTCTTTGCGAAACGGGTATCGTTTTTTTTCAGTAAAAGAAACACACTATTTTGATGCTTGGACTGCGTGGtacacagtaaaatttgcaccGATCCCTAAGCATTTTTATGCATTGCCAATTATACCCCTAATTGTCCAATTGTATGATGGTTAGTCCAATAAAGCCATCTAttctaattaaatatttgaatatttggtaattaaattaaaaaaaaaaatgaaggtgCGGTTTGAAGTCACAACACATGCCTAGTTCTAGGTGCCTAAATGTCTACCATGGTCCATGATTAGTTTATTGTCATGTCCccctttattatataatatatacaggTTTTATatgtgtactcaaaaaaaaaaaacaaaaacaatttatatatgGTGCCAATAACTGAATAACACTCTATTTATataatgatgtatattatattttgttgtattaaATACTATTAGTATAGAAAACGAGGAGCGAGCTAGGATGAGCTTGATGAACCACTGTAACACATTGATCAAGCTTTGAGTGATGATCACGTGGGGTTACCTAACCCACATTGGCTTTATGAGGGCAGCGGCTAGTCCGAGACTGTGCcctttcatttaaaaaatattattagtgtTAATGTCAATAACACTTCTTATATCCATGTATAGCACATACCATTGTACAAAGACACGAAgtgatattaatatatagttcaattcataatatattaatatataaaacagaAATTATTACGAGTATAATTAAATGATGGTGTAtcttgtaatttaatttaaaaatatttatattaaaaaaaaggaaattttaaTACTAGAGATAGATATATGTTGAATATCGATGCGAAAAAGAAATATGCTTACCCCATTGTCGTTACATGTTTGTTATCAAATATTGGTTTCATACTTTCATTTGTTGCTTTACATATTCACGCATGACTTGAGAAATAAGTGAGTATTGGATAGTTTAATAAGTTGACTGAAATATTGAATAAACTGTAACGTAGtcctactactactactattattattattattattattattattattattatgataagtTGTGATAATATTAAGTGTTTGATATGTGGTGCAATACTAATAATCCAAATAGGTAGATTTCGTTTATGATTAAGAGACTGATTAGGAATTAGGAGACCTAATGATATACAACAACCACAATGATTACCCATGGTTATATAAGGTCCTCTACCGTTTCacattgtattttttatataccATTTAGAGAGAGCCGAGTAGAAGTGAGAGACAAAATACTTACATAAACTCTGCAGTAATGCCAGATCACTCAACCTTTGTTGGTTCAGAGCTATGGGTGTGGGTTAGTACGATCTTTATTATTGCATATTATGATTTCATGTGATATAATTAATCTAACATAAATTACTTAATACTCATGATTTACTTGGATGATAAGGTTTTGCGTTCGTGATCTCGGTGGTTGTATTGGTCATCTTTTCATATCTTACGGAGGCTTGCTACACCCCAAGTGATGTGATATACACAAACACCTTTTTTATTATATGACATTGGAATGATTAAGTGAGTATAGTATAGTTTTTATAGAATAAAGTAATAAGTTCGATTATATTCTTATCAAGATGTACTCTTTCGATTAAACTTGTTGCACATGATTTTTATAATtcgatttatattttatttgtaatttgccACTATTATAATGGAATGAGATTAAATCCCTCATCCCCaaatataattatgttcatATAGTAGTTGTTACTTTTACACTTTAGAAAATCAAAATGTCCAAAAGTGGAttaattctccaacttgaaatttttttagccCAAAATGCTTATACATCAATATTTTTGGACCCAATTGATCAATCCTTTTGaagattatataaaaaattaatataattaaatgataaaaaatggAATATACTACTTAAATCTCAATTAATTAAGTGTCACGCCACGCATCCGAATAGGATTGGTTTAATGCATCCTTAACAAAAACCGTCGACAAAGCGAAAGCAGAATCCGACGCCGTCTCAACTCCTCATCCAAAACATCCCAACCGTCGTTCCCGCCACGTGCCGCTTACACGGTTCGCCGCATAAATATCCATAGCGCCAAAATCAAAAAAGTCGGTTACACAACCTTCGACGGAAGGGGAACGAATCGGGCCCCACTCAACCGACTTCTTGAAATACCGTCCGGCCTGCCGGCTTAGTTTGACAGAAAAGTGGTGGTCACGCCGCCGTCCGTTCCATTAAACAACGATCCATCTTTTACGACTTTCCAACTGCTCCCACGCCCTCTTCTCTATATTGTGACGTGTCATCTTTTTTGGCTCTGAAGCAGATTCACAACCGTAGATTTATCGTTGcgtttttttactttttacctgTCTTCATCGATCGTCCCTGATATCGGATCATTTTTACGGCCCCAATTACTGAGGTTCGTATCGGATTTTATCctgtaaaataaaaagaagcgCGCTTGAGTGTATTGGCTGATGCATCTCGGTTCcttggagtatatatatatatatatatattttaatcacatcaaGATTGGGATTAGGGTTTTGGATAACGCTGTTTTTTGATTCAAGGTGAATTAGTTGTtgctaacaattttttttttttttttgggtgctcCTATTTGTATCATTTTAGGTATTTAAGGAATAGATTGTAGGGGTTGGATGATAAAGCATACATTGGTAAAGGTTAAATCGTTGACTGGAATTCTTTTTCCCCCATGATCTCAATGGGCTGTATTTTATTTGCTGGCGTGCATTAGGAGAAATGCCATTTGCTTATTAGCTTTTATTTGTTAATGTTGTATTGTGATTTAGATTTCTTGACCTCTGTTAATGTTGTACTGAAGTTTGTTTCTTGCCGTCCACTTTATGAGGATCATGATCATTCTATGGTTGTTTTATGTTGAATTATGATTCAACATGTTTATTTGTCTGCATTCATCTCCAAATGCTTCTTATGATGTTCAGATGTTGAATCATGGaaaaatttcaaagattacATTTGATTGAAATTAACTCTGAAATCTAGTATAACAGGCATTCTAAAATACAGGACTGAAGTTAGGTCATATGGTGTGCATGTCCCATAAACACTGCAGGATAtcttgttttctgttttttggCATGCTATATTATTGGGAATATTTAGATGTACAAGTAATTTTATCCTATAGTAGTACAAGCCCAGATGGTTTCTTTTAGTAAGGAGCTATGCATGAACAGAAAAGAATTCATTGTCGCATCCGTGCATGCTTCATTCAAAGATTGTTTGATATGCAAGAGTGGAAGGAAAATTTCGCAAAATTTGGAAGTTGATGAGCAGAATGCTTTTATATAAGTGAAGGGTTAAAATGTGAAGTTTTATGCTTGAATGAATACTATTCTAAGCTTGCTTGAATGAATACTGTGTATTAGATATTTATTTCTTTCCCTTTTAATGGGATGTATACAACGCATATAAATACAGAATTTGGATATTCCCTGCATTTTATTTTCAAGGCTTTATTATATACCAAATGAATCAGAATACAATGTTTTGGCATGCAAATCTTTTAAAGGTATAATTCTGtgttcatattttattattttcagaGATCCAAGTGTGATAAAATGAAATGTTATGAGCCAGACCCTGATGTGGTTCGGTGGGGTCTCCATCTTATAGATGTTTGCTCTATCAATGATGGTGGTTCTCCTGTCACCATTACTCAGTATGACAGGGACTTATCTCAAACTGAACTGATTAGAGAAGGTTATAATGGTACTTCATACTTACCTCAAACTGAACTGCTTAGAGAAGGTTATACTGGTACTTCATACTTACCTCAAACTGAGTTGAACAAAGAAGATTGCTATGTTCCATCACATGCTAATGTGGAGAACGATGAGATAATTGCTCATACCCTTCAAGAGGAATTATCACGAATTGCGATTGCTGAATCCTCAGGATCTTCATATGTTGAGGAAGAACATCAGAAAGAGTCAGTTCTTTCTCAAGATTGGCTTGGATCTTCAAAGAGACACTGCAACTTTGGTATGCAATGATAAGAGCTATGTCAATTCTTAGTTTGGCTGTCttcattcaatttattttaacgAAACTCTTAAAATGGTAGGGTACGAGAGGAATTGTGAAATGTCAGTTGGTCCGAGTGGTCAAGATCTTTTGCCTCAGATTGAAGATGAATCTACTCTTGATGGTGAAGTGGGCAAAAGATTGAACCAGTCCCAGATGGTTGCTGTTCCTGTGAGTGAACTTACTTGTATGCATTGTGGGAAATGATATTGACATACTAATTCTTTTGGGTAATTGACTGTGAAATTTTTACTTTACCTCATCTCCTTGGGGCAAATACTCAATACGTATTGTATACATAGTAAGACTTGCAACAATGGGAATAATAAGTTTTTAATGTGCGGTGTGCCACAAATGGTAGTTGGAGTTTGGCAAATTAATTGATGATTATATATTCAGATAGTGAGGGAGTTCGTAGTCTGAACTTGCATCTGTGTATCTGCTCATAGTCATCTGTCAACTAGTTAGTATAACTTATAAGGGTTAAAGGGTACATCTCTATTTTTGACAAGTTGCTACCACCTGTCTGCAATTGATTGAATATCTTACTCTTTCAATTGTTTCTCTTTGTCAGCATGTTCCTAAAATTAATGGAGAAATACCTTCAGTTGATGAAGCTACTTCAGATCATCAGAGGCTGATGGACAGGTTCTGTCAATATCTTCCATCTCTAAACTTGATATTTTTCTGCTTTAGCTCTTAGCCATTTAACCCATTTTCTATTCAATGACTAGTCTGTCTATTAGGGGTTCAATACTAGGCTTAAATATTATGGGGTTTGAAAATTATGTTGGAGTTATATGCTATGGGTATCAATATCCTGGAAATCAAGTAGTGGAGTATATAACCAAACCTTTCCTGAAAACAAATgctttttttagaattttattattattattattattattttatacctTACTCTTTGTTTACATGGACAGTTTTCTTTTGCTACTTTCAGGCTTGAGCTATATGATCTTGTTGAGTCTAAAGTTTCAGGAGATGGCAACTGTCAGGTTAGCTTTACtcccttttcatttttcctgTTGTGCTTTAGTTCTAGGGGTGCCAAAAAagcattttaaatttgtgtcCCTTATGTGGAATCTTTTCATACTGTGTTTTAACCCCAAATGATTTGACAGGCTCAATGGTATTCGAGTGTGTGATGACTTTCATAACCTTTTTGGTTGTGTGTGAAATGCAGTAGTGGCGCTTTAAGCTTTACAAGTTTACATTTGCTTTATAGTTTTCTTGTGCTATTGCAGTTCCGGTCACTGTCAGACCAAATATATCGTACTACTGACTATCATAAGTTTGTGAGGGAACAAGTTGTCATTCAGGTAAGTATCCAATATGCTATAAGCTTTTATTATTTCAGAGTAAATTGTCCTTGCTTTATTTGATGACAATGTGTCCAACTAAAATTGCAATatattcccttttcttttttattttgtgttattTTCCAGCTCAAATCCCACCCAGAGTTGTACAAGAGTTATGTTCCTATGGCTTACGATGAATACCTACGGAAAATGAGCAAGTATGCAAAAATTGTATATCTGTTTCTTTTATTGGCTATGCTTTTAATGAAATGCTCCATGTTAATAGTGCTTTGTTGTTTTTCCTATTAAAATGATGAAGGACTGGTGAATGGGGCGATCATGTCACGTTGCAGGCTGCTGCAGATGCGGTATCAGCTGCTTTCATTTTCTCCTGTGCTCTATGCCTGAAAAATCAACTCAGAACATCTTTCCTAACTAATGTCTGCAACTTACTTTGGAAGATGTTGTGAGAATTTAGTAGTTATATTCACTTTCAAAATTATATGATGACCATTTTTACGCTAATTGGTACACAAACTAGTCATAATGTATTGTAGTTCGTAGGTTTCTTGCAAATTTTTAGATTGGGCATATAGAGACAAGGGAAGAGGGGGAATGTGGGTGTTCTTTGCTTGGTGTAGTAAGGATCACATATATAGGTTGCTTGATCAGGAGTAGATTGATTGTTTCAGATGCTCTCCTTGTCTTAAGGTGTCGTTGGCTTTACAAGAGAAAGCTTGCCGGAGAAAAGAAGTTTTCTCTTTATGATGTGAACATCCTTTTTTCTGCCACCCCATCTGTCCCTTCATGGGTAGAAGAGAACAGAAGTAGGCTATTGAGTAACAAGATCTAACTTAGGGTAATATGAATTTGTTAGATACTTATTGCACTTAGATAATTAATGTCAGAACTCTTTATCCAATCCTGTACCATGTTATATAATAGATTTTCATATATGGATGCTTGCGACTCTTGACTGTGTTCTGAACTCATTGTGTTGCTTTTGTTTGCTTGTTGCCTGATCTCGACTGTGAAATGATTCCATTAGTAATGTTTGtttattgtaataataatttttttgtcttcTCGGGGAACATATTGGATAATTGACTAATTTTGCAGTGTAATACTATTGCAGTTTGGTTTTAAGATATTCATCATCACATCGTTCAAGGATACATGCTACATCGAGATACTTCCTCACATGCAGAGATCGAAGAGAAGTACGTCTAACATGTAACCTGAATCTGATTATTAAGGAAAGTAAACtagtaaaagaaaatttagGGTGTTGAGGCGAGGAACTTCATGGGATGTAGGACAAGTTAATGCAGAATATCTGAAGTTCTCAAAGAGTCCTTAGAGGCGAACTATCATGTGGGATAAGCATTCCCCTTTTCATTGGATGGGAAAAAAGATTTATCAGGATCAAGATCTTATTGGCATAAAACCTGGAATTTCTGTTGAGGATTTAGATGATAGGCTTACGTGCTAGAAACTAAAATGGGATAATAACGAGTGTAATAGATACAGGAGAACAGATGAACACCTTCAAGATTACTTGagcttttatagttttattattctattttacTGTTACAGAACAGAAAAACTACTTTTGGGTTGTTCTCTATTTCAAGTTAATTGCCTTTTGTTGCTTGCAGCTATTTTCTTGAGTTTCTGGGCAGAAGTACATTATAACTCCATATATCCAATAGGAGGTAACCCTTATTCTCAGTCATAATGGCTTGGCTTTTTATTTCAACAAATGATACGCCTTTGTTTGCCttaatctttaattaattgtaCTTGTCGTAAACTCAACCAGCTGGCCTTCATTATTTCAAGAAATGCTATTGCCACCTTATTTAGTGGTTTAGCCTTTTCACCTGAAAAGCT is a window of Ipomoea triloba cultivar NCNSP0323 chromosome 11, ASM357664v1 DNA encoding:
- the LOC115997081 gene encoding OVARIAN TUMOR DOMAIN-containing deubiquitinating enzyme 12 isoform X2, whose product is MKCYEPDPDVVRWGLHLIDVCSINDGGSPVTITQYDRDLSQTELIREGYNGTSYLPQTELLREGYTGTSYLPQTELNKEDCYVPSHANVENDEIIAHTLQEELSRIAIAESSGSSYVEEEHQKESVLSQDWLGSSKRHCNFGYERNCEMSVGPSGQDLLPQIEDESTLDGEVGKRLNQSQMVAVPHVPKINGEIPSVDEATSDHQRLMDRLELYDLVESKVSGDGNCQFRSLSDQIYRTTDYHKFVREQVVIQLKSHPELYKSYVPMAYDEYLRKMSKTGEWGDHVTLQAAADAFGFKIFIITSFKDTCYIEILPHMQRSKRTIFLSFWAEVHYNSIYPIGDLPTGEHDKKKKKWWWLGSSRWATSPNEV
- the LOC115997081 gene encoding OVARIAN TUMOR DOMAIN-containing deubiquitinating enzyme 9 isoform X1, with the protein product MKCYEPDPDVVRWGLHLIDVCSINDGGSPVTITQYDRDLSQTELIREGYNGTSYLPQTELLREGYTGTSYLPQTELNKEDCYVPSHANVENDEIIAHTLQEELSRIAIAESSGSSYVEEEHQKESVLSQDWLGSSKRHCNFGYERNCEMSVGPSGQDLLPQIEDESTLDGEVGKRLNQSQMVAVPHVPKINGEIPSVDEATSDHQRLMDRLELYDLVESKVSGDGNCQFRSLSDQIYRTTDYHKFVREQVVIQLKSHPELYKSYVPMAYDEYLRKMSKTGEWGDHVTLQAAADAVSAAFIFSCALCLKNQLRTSFLTNFGFKIFIITSFKDTCYIEILPHMQRSKRTIFLSFWAEVHYNSIYPIGDLPTGEHDKKKKKWWWLGSSRWATSPNEV